The region TTGTTGCTCGAAGGGGAACTCCCCCGCGACCAGCGCGAGTACGTCGAGACCATCCAGAGCACGGCCGAGAGCCTGGTCGGGCTGCTGAACGAGATCCTCGACCTCGCCAAGATCGACCGCGGTCACTTCCAGATCGACCACACGACCTTCTCCCCGCGCGACGTCTGCACCAGCGCGATCCGGCTCCTGCGCTCGAACGCCGGATCGGCGGGGATCGATCTGCGCTTCGAGACCGAAGGCGTCCTGCCCGGCGCGTGCACCGGCGATCCGGTGCGCCTGGGACAGGTGCTGGTCAACCTGCTCGGCAACGCCCTGAAGTTCACCCACTCCGGCCACGTCGTCCTGCGGGTCCACGGGCAGCCCGACGACGCCGACCACGTACGACTCCGCTTCGAGATCGAGGACACCGGCATCGGGATCGAGCCCGACGTCCTGCCGCGAGTGTTCGAGCCCTTCGCCCAGGCGCGGGGAAGTTCCGGATCGGCCTACGGTGGGACCGGGCTGGGCCTGGCCATCAGCCAGAAACTCGTGGAGATGATGGGCTCGCGGATCGAGGTCCGCAGCGAGGTCGGTCGGGGTTCGGTGTTCTGGTTCGAGCTCGGGATGGAGACGTCCGGAACGGCCCGGGAAATGGTCGACGCGGGCGAGGGCGACGTCCTGTACGTGGGGCGTCCTGGCGATCGCCGCCAGGCATTCGTCGAGGCCCTCGACACCGCCGGCCTGAGCGTCGAGATCTGCGAGCTCTCGTCGGCCGCCCTCGATCGGATCCGCGCGCGACGCGCGAGCGACCGGCCCTACCGGCTGGTCCTGGTCGAACAACAGCTTCCCGACCTCGACGGCGAGACCTTCGGCCGCTCGGTCCGCAATCGTCTGCGTGACTCCGACACGCCGCTGGCCATGGTCGCGTCCGAGCAGCGCCCGGTGGCTCCCGAGCGAGCCGAGCGCTCGGGTTTCGAGCACG is a window of Candidatus Krumholzibacteriia bacterium DNA encoding:
- a CDS encoding ATP-binding protein, whose amino-acid sequence is MTVTDEPTACTGATGAGIDVDQCAAFRAMLDSVVVHDADDHRVLAANPVLVEWLRTPAEELKGRDFFELFGPDGARLLREGFTNGSGGPSGELRLTCPDGDRWVLLRSRRNSFAHGSHWVTTLRDVTERKQAHEQSLAARAEAEQAHRRRSEYIAAISHELRTPMSGILGMSSLLLEGELPRDQREYVETIQSTAESLVGLLNEILDLAKIDRGHFQIDHTTFSPRDVCTSAIRLLRSNAGSAGIDLRFETEGVLPGACTGDPVRLGQVLVNLLGNALKFTHSGHVVLRVHGQPDDADHVRLRFEIEDTGIGIEPDVLPRVFEPFAQARGSSGSAYGGTGLGLAISQKLVEMMGSRIEVRSEVGRGSVFWFELGMETSGTAREMVDAGEGDVLYVGRPGDRRQAFVEALDTAGLSVEICELSSAALDRIRARRASDRPYRLVLVEQQLPDLDGETFGRSVRNRLRDSDTPLAMVASEQRPVAPERAERSGFEHVVRTPGDATGLVDPGRGEHDGSATPDPEAAPETPANDDPAVLVVEDNPVN